The Gemmatimonadota bacterium genome has a segment encoding these proteins:
- a CDS encoding nuclear transport factor 2 family protein, producing MPNSMSQYLILFAGLVMLASPAAGQAPRDARDAVEELLATDRRFSADAAQLGIPEALGAMFAPDVSMQAPQGFVNGRDAVLGALRAATSNQGGSLTWEPIRGGISADGQQGFTFGYMTHHKPGAAATPLKYMSYWVKRAGQWRVAVYKRSAASGGTASRSLMAPSLPPRWGVALANAATAARDLAGAESAFSDLAAKVGLQEAFRQYGTPDAVNMGGGASPEFVVGAEAIAAQVGQGETPGMGSALRWGSDRVIVATSGDLGISIGTIVAPPRAQGGPPARIPFFTIWRRASAGDPWRYIAE from the coding sequence ATGCCGAACTCCATGTCCCAGTACCTGATCCTCTTCGCCGGCCTCGTCATGCTGGCGAGCCCAGCCGCCGGCCAGGCCCCTCGCGACGCCCGCGATGCGGTTGAGGAGTTGCTCGCCACCGACCGCCGCTTCTCCGCCGACGCTGCGCAGCTGGGGATTCCTGAGGCCCTCGGGGCGATGTTCGCACCGGACGTCTCGATGCAGGCGCCGCAGGGCTTCGTGAATGGACGCGACGCCGTGTTGGGCGCACTCCGCGCGGCCACGAGCAACCAGGGGGGGTCGCTCACCTGGGAACCCATCCGGGGAGGCATTTCCGCCGATGGGCAGCAGGGCTTCACGTTCGGCTACATGACGCACCACAAGCCTGGTGCGGCCGCCACCCCGCTCAAGTACATGTCGTATTGGGTGAAGCGCGCAGGGCAGTGGCGGGTTGCGGTCTACAAGCGCAGTGCCGCTTCCGGCGGGACGGCGTCCCGATCCCTGATGGCCCCGTCCCTTCCTCCACGGTGGGGCGTGGCGCTGGCCAACGCCGCCACGGCGGCCCGGGACCTTGCTGGCGCCGAATCCGCGTTCAGCGACCTCGCGGCGAAGGTCGGGCTTCAGGAAGCGTTCCGGCAATACGGCACGCCCGACGCGGTGAACATGGGGGGAGGCGCATCCCCCGAGTTTGTGGTAGGCGCCGAAGCCATCGCCGCTCAGGTGGGCCAGGGCGAGACGCCCGGGATGGGCAGCGCGCTCCGGTGGGGGTCCGACCGCGTCATCGTGGCAACGTCCGGTGACCTCGGCATCTCCATTGGGACCATCGTCGCGCCACCGCGAGCCCAGGGTGGCCCACCCGCGCGGATCCCCTTCTTCACCATCTGGCGCCGGGCAAGCGCCGGCGATCCGTGGCGATACATCGCCGAGTGA
- a CDS encoding dienelactone hydrolase family protein: MRSLLIAVATASVAATACSPGRGEPAVDSPAAAASIAEQDVVYSADGTTLRGFMAAPGDTSRKRPGVLVVHEWWGHNEHARAQARRLAEAGYVGLALDMYGEGKNTTHPDSANAFMMQAVSDQARMVGRFRAALAELRRDPRVDSTQVAAIGYCFGGMVVLSMARAGEPLVAVGSFHGAIPPEAAVDSGSVKARMLIMTGGADPMVPATQVDAFASAMRKAGAQVEVVTYPAAMHAFTNPRADSAGVPGLHYDAAVDTQSWDALRKMLTEVFR; encoded by the coding sequence ATGCGTTCCTTGCTGATCGCCGTCGCCACCGCCTCCGTCGCTGCGACGGCATGTTCCCCAGGTCGCGGCGAACCCGCCGTGGACTCCCCAGCTGCTGCCGCCTCCATAGCTGAACAGGACGTGGTGTACTCCGCGGACGGGACCACCCTGAGGGGTTTCATGGCGGCCCCAGGGGACACGTCGCGCAAGCGACCGGGGGTGCTCGTGGTGCACGAGTGGTGGGGGCACAACGAACACGCCCGCGCCCAGGCACGGCGTCTGGCGGAGGCCGGATACGTTGGGCTCGCGCTGGACATGTATGGCGAAGGGAAGAACACAACGCATCCCGACTCGGCCAACGCGTTCATGATGCAGGCAGTGAGTGACCAGGCGCGGATGGTCGGGCGATTTCGGGCGGCGCTGGCCGAGCTGCGCCGCGATCCCCGGGTGGACTCCACGCAGGTGGCGGCGATCGGCTACTGCTTTGGGGGGATGGTGGTGCTGAGTATGGCGCGTGCCGGTGAGCCGTTGGTTGCCGTCGGCTCATTCCATGGCGCAATTCCGCCAGAAGCCGCGGTCGATTCCGGGAGCGTGAAGGCCCGGATGTTGATCATGACTGGTGGCGCGGATCCGATGGTGCCGGCCACCCAGGTCGACGCCTTTGCGTCCGCCATGCGCAAGGCCGGCGCGCAGGTGGAGGTGGTGACATATCCTGCCGCCATGCACGCCTTTACCAACCCGCGGGCGGACAGCGCCGGAGTGCCCGGGTTGCACTACGACGCGGCGGTGGACACGCAGTCCTGGGATGCCCTGCGCAAGATGCTCACCGAGGTCTTTCGTTAG
- a CDS encoding ankyrin repeat domain-containing protein, with protein MEFVPVAWDAPIDAYRQQAESLLAGFQAAVPEVLDAVHRTHPRFLDEVVTWKPRDLTREEVASSPFDLEDARLATARAYSFLDWPSLVEHVTAVADPTSCTHRFEDAVQAVIGGELERLTALLDREPSLVRARSCRRTCHDPSVHEATLLHYVAANGVEGVNQRTPPNAPAIASLLLERGADPNATAGLYGDRCGVMAMLVSSAHPAGAGVHVALVDTLVAHGASVEPVGGRTWGSPLRTALVFGYREVAEALVRHGAQVQGLDVAAALGQTDVVRRDLSVSTPDERHRALAFAAQLGHAEVVDLLLEAGEDPNRLNPDGMHAHATPLHHGALAGHREVVSVLMRHGARLDIRDTLWQGTPLGWAEHAAQADVAELLRTHGART; from the coding sequence ATGGAATTCGTGCCCGTGGCATGGGATGCCCCGATTGACGCGTACCGACAGCAGGCAGAATCACTGCTGGCGGGGTTTCAGGCGGCGGTGCCCGAGGTGTTGGACGCCGTACACCGGACGCATCCGCGCTTTCTCGATGAGGTCGTGACGTGGAAACCGAGGGACCTCACGCGAGAGGAGGTCGCGTCATCACCGTTCGACCTCGAGGACGCGCGCCTCGCGACAGCCCGCGCCTACAGCTTCCTGGATTGGCCCTCCCTGGTCGAGCACGTGACGGCGGTCGCTGACCCGACGTCCTGCACGCATCGTTTCGAGGATGCGGTCCAGGCGGTCATCGGTGGCGAGCTCGAGCGCCTCACGGCCTTGCTCGATCGTGAGCCATCGCTGGTTCGTGCGCGTTCGTGCCGCCGCACCTGCCACGATCCGTCGGTGCACGAAGCGACACTGCTGCACTATGTGGCCGCCAATGGCGTGGAAGGGGTGAACCAGCGAACGCCGCCTAACGCGCCTGCCATCGCCTCGTTGCTCCTGGAGCGTGGGGCAGACCCGAACGCGACCGCCGGCCTGTACGGCGATCGCTGCGGGGTGATGGCGATGCTCGTCTCCAGTGCGCACCCCGCCGGGGCAGGGGTGCATGTCGCGCTCGTCGACACGCTGGTGGCGCACGGGGCCAGTGTCGAGCCCGTGGGTGGCAGGACCTGGGGATCCCCCTTGCGGACGGCGCTGGTCTTCGGCTATCGCGAGGTTGCTGAGGCACTGGTGCGTCATGGTGCACAGGTGCAAGGCCTCGATGTCGCGGCCGCACTCGGCCAGACAGACGTGGTGCGCCGTGACCTCTCCGTGTCCACGCCCGACGAACGCCACCGCGCCCTGGCTTTCGCAGCCCAACTCGGACATGCCGAAGTCGTTGACCTGCTGCTGGAAGCTGGTGAGGATCCGAATCGGCTCAATCCTGACGGTATGCATGCCCATGCCACGCCGCTGCACCACGGGGCGTTGGCCGGTCACCGTGAGGTCGTGTCGGTGCTGATGCGTCACGGGGCCCGGCTCGACATCCGGGATACCCTGTGGCAGGGCACGCCGCTTGGCTGGGCCGAACACGCCGCGCAGGCAGACGTTGCGGAGCTCCTGAGGACCCACGGCGCGCGGACCTGA